The genome window GTATTATGTACACGAAAGATGTAGCACAATGACGTAAGGACATGCGTGCGGCACGATAGCgttcctttttattatctccagttgtattttcaaacattaGAGGATATTAGAGTAGTTAGGAAACACACATTTTTGGGAGAGAAGGACTAGAGGGAATAGAAACAggatatactttaattttatatccaaCATGTAACATGTAGCTTTTGTcctacatattaattaaatgtgacaaatataattgaaataattaattttgtttatctatattcttattttgtcgaattattcttatatgcgaaacatttgtaaaaaaattggttataatttaaacgttcgcacgaaaatttattatgattatgtAATGACCATCGCAAATAATAGGCTTGTTTGACGTGTTAATAagcttaaatttttcaaagtgtACTTACATAATGAATAACAGCCAGTGCGTGCGTGCAACACGCGTGTATGTTGTGTTGCCTACGCAAGGAATGCACGGAATTTGcgagttatttataaaacaaggATTTTTTTGTGGGGCTTCAAATCCGAAAGATTTTCACGAGCTTATTACAAGTTTCAATATTGCTGTCGTACGTCAGACACGTATAATTAGGAACAAAGTCGAatacattttgcaaatataacaatatatattattatttatataataaatatatatatattattattataaaaaaaaatgttatattttatttgagagtgaaatttttgacaattaaaaattatatttcaaaacaagagagaatttttacaGGTTAAATCTTttacagttaattttaaataattattttctaaataatcattctttatatataactttttgtgTGTATGATTTTTTACCCTTAATTTTACCCTTaagattagaaaattatatgatttttttgttgttCAACATTACAGTTTATAGACTTTTATTGTActtcaaaagagaaagaaatctaaaaaaaaagtaggagtctatttcataataaaataaagttcgTGAAAATCGCtgtgtattatttatgaaataattgagACGTCAAACATTGTAGCTTGAAGTCCGGCCACAGTGAGACGTCATGAAGGAGGTCCAGGAGCAACAGCAGCCGGAGTCAATGGAATCCAACGAGTCGGTTTCCGGCTCGAACGAGTACGCCTATCGACCGCTCACGACGAAGCACAGAAGGGCCGGAAGTACCGGAACCACTGGCGACGAGGAATACACCACGGACGAGGATGAGCTCTACACGGATGAAGCCGATTGCTCGGTCGGAGCTACGTTACATCCGCCTCATCCCATCCTGAAATCAGACCTCGCGAGAGCAGCCACGGATCTTTTCGGATACGCCGCTAAGCGCGAGGATGAAGACGAAGAACCCACTAGTCTGTTCGATGAGGATGATAACAAGTTCCTAGGTGATAGGTATGTTTAACCATTGATTTCTTCTACTTCCGTATGAAAACTGCCTTTTTACGAAGCACATTTCGTAGTatgtaatttagaattatgCAATAGACTCTCAATAgcttgtattataatttgagtGAAGacgtaaaattaatacacaaaGAAAAAAGGCTGCtggaaaaaataacatatgttataatagcaaattttattagttatgTGAACCAGAATTCCGGAAAATACCAAagagtattaaattattttattataataacatgttGTTGAAAGCAATGATTTCACTACTATAGGAAAATACAAGTTTtctaagaataaataattttgctttagtactaaatttatgtttataattaataaatttaattaacaagaattttctatcttatcaTAACTAATTAACATAACAGACTTGCTATAATATCGAATAATCGATATTATGATAatgaaatttgtatttatatcaaatatgcaGCAAAATTCTTTGTAGAAATTACgtgtagaatttttttaactttttgtgGATGTTTAAtactatcatatattattaattaattgtattattattaaaatgtggcaataattttgtatattattacaaattataattaaaataataattatgatttgcatattttacttttagctCAACCAAAACCACTCCACTATTCGCGTACAACGAAAAACTACAAGGTGTTCTATCGAGACATCGAAATTCATCGGAAGAAAAGAAGGCGGTAAAGTCTTGCGAGCTAAAATCTCACGAGTTGGAAGTCTTGGAGTCTACAACTCAATGTACAAAACCTTTAGATTTTCGATTGAATGCACCTGAATCTGTGGGAGAAACAAGCGATCAGAAAATTGATGCAAACTCGACAAAGAATGACAATTCTCATGAATCTTCGAGGAAATTCTCTCTTCCTAAAGATACAaaggtaataattttattttttgttttattttttatcaaactttgaatatttttgacgtataaaaataaaatattaataaaatatttttacacactaaaattgtatattatgttaaaaataaatttgctaatattttcatacaatttgtctttttttttattttatatataaatataaaatatatatatataacgaaaaaatatCTGCGATTTTTTAGTCTGAAGTACCATCGAAACAAGAGTTACTGTGCGTTCCTAAAAAAACTAGCAGTCCGCCATCGCCTACCACGCTGCAGTGGGGAAGAGCAGTGGCCGAAGTAAAAGAGCACGCAGTGGCAAAACTGCAGGATGAACTTAAAAGAGCTCATGAAGAATTGAAACTAAAGGACGAAGAAGTGGCTAGACTTTCACGGATCAGGCAGGACGTAGAGGCCGAGCTCGAAGAACTCACTGCCAGTCTCTTTCAAGTTAGttatcagttttatatttgtcaGACGAAAATggaagaatatatacatatatttacacacatacacatataaaataaaaattaactttattaaaattttaataataaagatataatattgaatatttagttATCGATTtgtataagattttaaaagtTCGCAAAAGTTAAAACAACTGTTTGTTTTTAGATGTTTGatgattcaaattatttaatacaagatatatGTTTAGGAGGCACATAACATGGTTCGAGAAGCTAATGTACGCCAAGCAACAGCAGAGCGTCTTCTGGAGGAAAGTCGCATGAAATCGGAAGTACTTGCGGCCGAAGTAGCAGCCTTGAAAACTTTGGTGCTGACATCCACACCGTCAAGGCCCAATCCCCATTTGCATCCTCAAATCGACACAAAAGGTCGTCTTAGTAATGGAGAGGAGATTCAGCAAGGCCTTTTTATGAAGAAACATCGaaggtaataattaatttttattttagatttataattaagaaaaaatattctgcatGTTTTGAGTATAAGAGTGATCAatctaaacaattatatatatatatatatatatatatatatatatgtacgtatacaatataaatataataatatgtatataatataaaaataattataatttacgaaaaaaaatgcaattgtaggaattataagattattgaaaaattgctAATATTTGATATCGGAAAACAGTTTAATATAgtcatttattaaacataacatacatttatatttgcagGATATAAACTgataacacatttaaaaataatttgcaattttgatGCAGATCGCCATCacattttaacttaaaatacgGACGCGAGAATTCGCCGCCTGATTCGCCGGTAAAAGAACAAAGACCGTTACCGATTGACAAAGAAAGTCTCGAGAAGGAATGGAAGCGGGAACGcgaaaaggaaaaggaaaggGAATGCAAAGACTTCGGTTTAGAAGTCGATCCGAGAGTGCATACAGAGTTTCTGAGATGGAAGGCGAATCCTTGCGTCGACAAGAGCGATTCCTTCGTTGCAAGGGTATTTAAAGAGGATATCGACTTGTGTCTGGATTTTCCTAATAAAGAATTGGGAGCTAAAGCCAGGCAAGCCGTTTTGGATGGCATTATCTTTATCGAGGCGGTCAGCGACAAAACAAAACTCGCTTTTCCCAAGTACGTCTTTAAGTATCGCATATTAAAATACTCaacattacattttacaattgtAACATTTGACAATGTTTTCGAAATatgcattgtattataatttgcaaGATTGCAATGTCGctataatatagttaaaaaattttgtgccATGTGAAtagattctttattattttttataagatataaaatgtttttataaaactagcgataatattttaattgcagaAAATGTGCACTGTTAGAGGCACCACGGCAATGCCATTATCGTATGCGGCTTGGTGATCAAGAGAATCAATGGCACTGCATTTCGCAAATTTGTCGCAATCGAGTAAGTTTTAATGATtagctaaaaatttattttatattttaaaagattctgCTTTGTAAAGGATTTTATGTTTTACTGCAGATTATAGCGGTGTgtgattttcttaattatctgAGATACGTCGAGCGCGGCCTCGTTAAAAGCTCAGGTAAGccttataatatcttaaacataataaatgtaacattctagaatacataataaagaataaagaatgtgacaatttattagaaaattataaatttaaaattgtacatttattatatttaataatcaagtttaaatttaaatttaataattaacaaggaatacaaaatgttaaaatgttaaaaattgtaaggaaatttaaaaattgataaatatctctttctaTTAATGTTGATAgataattgcataattaaactttataaaatatctttcagtTCATGATGTTTATTGGGAAATCACACGGCTAAGAAAGGAAATGGTTTTCGCACGATTGGGTCTGGCATTGTCATCCTGAGGCACGCTCAGACGAGATGTTATTTAGTctcgaattaattttagagATTGTTTGGAAGAATCAATCGTGCATAGATTgtgcaaaaaaattcaaataatttagcGACGATCTCGTCGATCATCGGCCTTTCACCTAGCAAAGGTGATAGTACTATCACTTCTGAGATTAGAGTCTCTCTAATTCTGTCAAATAATTCTAATGATAACAATGTTTCCAAGAAATTTACATGCTTTGTTGAAGAGGCTatgttatttatgaaaaagtatgtgtaatttattggaacttttttttctttttaatatcttgtagCGCGAACAATGAATTAACTCTCGCTGCATTCACTTATTTCTACTTCtctatacacatacatttacTCAGGATTAGATTTGACATTAAGTTCCAGTAAAAGAAGCGTCATTTTTGCCGTACATGAATTTCTTCGAAATGTTGCCCTCTACGATTTAGATCTTAGGTTTAGTTTTTTGCGAACAAGTTAAAAAGTGACAATGAAGCTGATTACAAGGCTGTGAATGATCTTGACATGCAGATCAGTCCGATGGTACTCCTATATGAAAAGTGTAAATAATAGAAGAGATTTTTGAGATATTGTATCATGTTTTCTCAAGTTTAACTAAACATCGTCGAACTTATCGTTAAATTCATGTGAATTTACAACGTTTAACAATTGAATTTTAACACGTGAATTACAACAGTTCAATAACAATTTTGAATCTATTGACGTTTATTCCATGAGATAGTTGATggttaacaattatattatataatcacattGTGAAATTACATCGCGTGGTTTGGTATTaacattgaagaaaaaaaattaagtgtatggattataatatttacatttaaattttatattcatatttacttttttttagatcaGTTAATTTGTCATTGTACTAATAggtcatttatttattcgtattttgttgtgttattttatcgatttatttgTTGTGTTAATTCTTTTGTTAATGTGGCTTCCATTAATTATTggttgttaatttattaaaattccgAAGTGTTTGTACCAAATCCTGAAATCGTAAAATTCATCATATAGAACTAGTTATATTCATTGTTGAATCAtgaactatatacatatatctacttTCGATATTATTACCCTTAGGAAAGATTTACATCTGTGGACCATATGAATCTCCAAATTCTTAGTGTACATAGAACTTCGGAACTTCTATATCATGTCTCATAATACTTCTATACGTCTATCATAATGCATCTATGGTTGTACGGaacatttttgtttctacaaatattaatcTGGCATGTTGAAAGTATAGATTTTTTGATAGAGATTATGTTAATATGTCAATCAAAACTGACATTTACGTCAGTTATGTATTTTctgatattgtatatacaaatatctatattatatattttgtttactacgaaaatatttttcagtttgaatttttaatcacAATATCGATTCTTCAAGGTAAATAATCTCTACAACAATTACCTTGATTGATGTgaatcgaaatattaaatttaaaaaatgattgagaaatattattcctTCAGGTGATgctgatttattatataagattctTATTTTGACTCTGTGTTGTCTTccattcatatttatttgacagtgaaaattatatatatatatatatatatatatatatatatatctacaaaaaTGGCAAAATGATTTATAGATTATGTAATCTATaactgattattttaaattatgccaAGCGTACAAATTGTGGccaacgataaaaataaataacgttcCTTTGGAAATTAGGGGACGTGGAAAAAGACTTCTAAACAGTTTTCTTCTGTGAATAGAAAATGTATTGATTGTATATCAAATGTGTAAATAGAATCTTCTAATATTACTTGAGATAGAAACTTGTATTtaagaatgaaatataaattatcgctATTGCAACAATGTGATGACTAATTGTTAcatatcttttgaaaaatgtttttccttctctctttctatcttgattaattctattttacaaCTTATTCACTTTTTcacagaaaattataaaattattataagtatatatttgtcaatattatataatgttatacagATTTCACATTAATATAGCGCATATATTAACAAAGTAGTCATATTCTTTCGATAACATTAACACATATTTTAGGTGGTGCAATTGTAAAGCCGTCGACACCGTCTAAAATAGGATTAGGATGTCCCGGAGATAACGTGAACTGAAATTTTTGCAGCAGACACGCAGTAAACAGAAATACACTGTTTCTCGCCAAGATTTCGCCCAAACACTTTCTACGACctgttttatcattaattttattacaatctctcttttatatatattttatatgtggtATAAAgcgaatacattttttttatacctaaGCCGAATGATATTAACCAAGGATCTTCGACATATTCTCCTTTATCGTTAATAAATCTTTCAGGCCGAAACTGTTGTGGATCGCCCCAGTGCTTCTCGTCCATATGGACGCTTCTGAAATTGGCCAACAAggtataattcttttttatttcgtagcCTAGTAAAACAGCGTCAGTCATTGCTCGATGAGG of Anoplolepis gracilipes chromosome 8, ASM4749672v1, whole genome shotgun sequence contains these proteins:
- the LOC140668892 gene encoding guanine nucleotide exchange factor for Rab-3A, whose amino-acid sequence is MKEVQEQQQPESMESNESVSGSNEYAYRPLTTKHRRAGSTGTTGDEEYTTDEDELYTDEADCSVGATLHPPHPILKSDLARAATDLFGYAAKREDEDEEPTSLFDEDDNKFLGDSSTKTTPLFAYNEKLQGVLSRHRNSSEEKKAVKSCELKSHELEVLESTTQCTKPLDFRLNAPESVGETSDQKIDANSTKNDNSHESSRKFSLPKDTKSEVPSKQELLCVPKKTSSPPSPTTLQWGRAVAEVKEHAVAKLQDELKRAHEELKLKDEEVARLSRIRQDVEAELEELTASLFQEAHNMVREANVRQATAERLLEESRMKSEVLAAEVAALKTLVLTSTPSRPNPHLHPQIDTKGRLSNGEEIQQGLFMKKHRRSPSHFNLKYGRENSPPDSPVKEQRPLPIDKESLEKEWKREREKEKERECKDFGLEVDPRVHTEFLRWKANPCVDKSDSFVARVFKEDIDLCLDFPNKELGAKARQAVLDGIIFIEAVSDKTKLAFPKKCALLEAPRQCHYRMRLGDQENQWHCISQICRNRIIAVCDFLNYLRYVERGLVKSSVHDVYWEITRLRKEMVFARLGLALSS